In Castanea sativa cultivar Marrone di Chiusa Pesio chromosome 6, ASM4071231v1, a single window of DNA contains:
- the LOC142640539 gene encoding BTB/POZ and MATH domain-containing protein 3 isoform X2: protein MNRKPPGIAESSEPMANPKPGADNGSSSSFISETVNGTHRFTVQGYSLAKGMGVGKYIMSDTFTVGGYDWAIYFYPDGKNPEDNSMYVSVFIALASDGTDVRALFELSMVDQSGNGNNKVHSHFQRALESGPYTLKYRGSMWGYKRFYRRNLLEASDYLKDDCLVMYCKVGVVRNHLECPKLRTISVPPSDMGQGFKDLLDSEVGCDIVFQVGSEMFKAHKLILAARSPVFRAQFFGLVGNPNIDKVVVKDIDPFIFKAMLLFIYTDKLPDVDEVESTVTMCSSTVMVQHLLAAADLYNLDRLKLLCESELCKAINIDTVATILALAEQHHCPQLKDICLKFTANPANLGAVMKSEAFGHLEESCPSLLSELLATFASMDENPNSPLSRKRSSSSVFGLDLAGDGAEAESVNPNGRRLRRRL from the exons ATGAATCGCAAGCCTCCGGGAATCGCCGAATCAAGCGAACCCATGGCGAATCCCAAGCCAGGCGCCGACAATGGCTCGTCTTCCAGCTTCATCAGCGAGACGGTGAACGGAACGCACCGTTTCACGGTGCAAGGTTACTCTCTGGCCAAAGGGATGGGCGTGGGTAAATACATAATGAGCGACACGTTCACGGTGGGCGGTTACGACTGGGCGATTTACTTTTACCCCGACGGTAAAAACCCCGAGGACAATTCGATGTACGTCTCGGTGTTCATCGCTCTCGCGAGCGATGGTACGGACGTGAGGGCCTTGTTCGAGTTGTCGATGGTGGATCAGAGTGGGAATGGGAATAACAAGGTGCATAGCCATTTTCAACGCGCGCTTGAGAGTGGTCCGTATACGCTTAAATACAGAGGCAGCATGTG GGGTTACAAGCGATTTTACAGAAGAAATCTTTTAGAAGCTTCTGACTATTTAAAGGATGATTGCCTTGTCATGTACTGTAAGGTTGGAGTTGTCAGAAATCATCTTGAGTGCCCTAAACTGCGTACTATTTCTGTACCCCCGTCAGATATGGGTCAAGGTTTTAAGGACTTGCTAGACTCTGAAGTTGGGTGTGACATAGTTTTCCAGGTTGGCAGTGAAATGTTCAAAGCTCATAAGTTGATACTTGCTGCCCGTTCTCCTGTATTTAGAGCCCAATTTTTTGGACTTGTTGGGAATCCTAACATAGATAAAGTAGTTGTAAAGGATATTGACCCCTTCATCTTCAAG GCGATGCTTCTGTTTATCTACACCGACAAACTTCCTGATGTAGACGAAGTTGAGAGCACAGTTACCATGTGCTCATCCACTGTCATGGTTCAGCATCTGTTGGCTGCTGCTGACCTATATAATCTGGATCGACTGAAATTATTATGCGAATCAGAATTGTGTAAAGCAATCAATATTGACACTGTGGCGACAATACTTGCCTTAGCGGAGCAACACCACTGTCCACAGCTCAAGGACATCTGTTTAAAGTTCACAGCAAATCCAGCAAACTTGGGAG CGGTAATGAAGTCAGAAGCTTTTGGGCACTTGGAGGAGAGCTGCCCCTCATTGTTGTCAGAGCTGCTGGCAACATTTGCATCAATGGATGAGAACCCAAATTCTCCATTGAGTAGGAAGAGGAGTAGCAGCAGTGTATTTGGGCTAGATCTAGCAGGAGATGGTGCCGAAGCAGAATCAGTGAATCCTAATGGCAGGCGCTTGAGGAGGCGATTGTAG
- the LOC142640462 gene encoding ultraviolet-B receptor UVR8 isoform X3 translates to MNGEGIGGEEEAERMEVVREKLVYMWGYLPGALPQRSPLISPVAVRVPAETVGGDSWKDVCGGGCGFAMAISDSGKLITWGSTDDLGQSYVTSGKHGEIPEPFPLPMEVSVVRGAAGWAHCVAVTESREVYTWGWKECVPSGKVFGDPSLGGSSEKDVFERQSSFLTEQVSPRSQGSRSSGGTISGTDAKGGGEESTKRRRISSAKQAAESSSSGDETLSALPCLVTLNPGVRIATVAAGGRHTLALSDIGQVWGWGYGGEGQLGLGSRIRMVSSPHPVPCIESPYVKDRSTALSRGSMSSEGQGFRAPGSYVKGIACGGRHSAVITDAGALLTFGWGLYGQCGQGSTDDELSPTCVSSLLGIRIEGVAAGLWHTVCISADGDVYTFGGNQFGQLGTGADQAECFLDLKPDYSKAIGSSKLGKSACKNCILWGSSQRLNYRGCKSILLGLEQIWPAWVGRCNRPQHSFSSHY, encoded by the exons ATGAATGGAGAGGGAATCGGAGGAGAAGAAGAGGCGGAGAGAATGGAAGTGGTTAGGGAGAAATTGGTGTACATGTGGGGGTATTTGCCCGGAGCTTTGCCGCAGAGGTCGCCGTTGATATCGCCGGTGGCTGTTAGGGTTCCGGCCGAGACCGTTGGGGGGGACTCCTGGAAAGATGTTTGCGGTGGCGGTTGTGGTTTCGCCATGGCCATTTCTG ATTCCGGAAAGCTCATTACGTGGGGTTCAACAGATGATCTTGGGCAAAGCTATGTGACATCTGGGAAGCACGGG GAAATTCCAGAGCCATTCCCTCTCCCAATGGAAGTTTCAGTAGTGAGAGGTGCGGCGGGTTGGGCACATTGTGTTGCAGTTACAG AGAGCAGAGAAGTATACACATGGGGATGGAAGGAGTGTGTTCCCTCCGGGAAGGTCTTTGGCGACCCATCATTGGGTGGGAGCTCTGAAAAGGATGTATTTGAAAGGCAGAGTTCATTTTTGACAGAACAAG TGAGCCCTCGCTCTCAAGGCTCTCGATCAAGTGGTGGAACTATATCTGGCACTGATGCTAAAGGAGGTGGAGAAGAAAGTACAAAACGAAGAAGAATATCATCAGCAAAGCAAGCAGCTGAAAGTTCATCTTCTGGTGATGAAACTCTCTCAGCTTTGCCATGCCTTGTAACACTGAACCCTGGAGTAAGAATAGCCACTGTTGCTGCAGGGGGGCGTCATACTTTAGCATTGTCAG ATATTGGACAGGTGTGGGGTTGGGGCTATGGAGGTGAAGGGCAGCTTGGTTTGGGCTCCCGGATACGCATGGTTTCCTCTCCTCACCCTGTACCTTGCATAGAGTCTCCTTATGTAAAAGATAGATCCACAGCACTCTCTAGAGGAAGCATGAGTTCTGAGGGACAGGGTTTTAGAGCTCCTGGAAGTTATGTAAAAGGGATTGCTTGTGGAGGGCGACACAGTGCTGTCATCACAG ATGCTGGAGCCCTGCTTACTTTTGGTTGGGGACTATATGGACAG TGTGGGCAAGGAAGTACGGATGACGAGTTAAGCCCAACTTGTGTGTCTTCCTTACTTGGTATCCGGATAGAGGGTGTTGCTGCAGGACTGTGGCACACAGTCTGTATATCTGCTGATGGTGATGTGTACACGTTTGGTGGAAATCAGTTTGGGCAGTTGGGAACTGGTGCCGATCAAGCTGAG TGTTTCCTGGATTTAAAACCAGACTATTCCAAGGCTATTGGAAGCTCCAAGCTTGGAAAATCTGCATGCAAAAATTGTATCTTGTGGGGCTCGTCACAGCGCCTTAATTACAG AGGATGCAAAAGTATTCTGCTGGGGTTGGAACAAATATGGCCAG CTTGGGTTGGGCGATGTAATCGACCGCAACATTCCTTCTCAAGTCATTATTGA
- the LOC142640462 gene encoding ultraviolet-B receptor UVR8 isoform X1, with protein sequence MNGEGIGGEEEAERMEVVREKLVYMWGYLPGALPQRSPLISPVAVRVPAETVGGDSWKDVCGGGCGFAMAISDSGKLITWGSTDDLGQSYVTSGKHGEIPEPFPLPMEVSVVRGAAGWAHCVAVTESREVYTWGWKECVPSGKVFGDPSLGGSSEKDVFERQSSFLTEQVSPRSQGSRSSGGTISGTDAKGGGEESTKRRRISSAKQAAESSSSGDETLSALPCLVTLNPGVRIATVAAGGRHTLALSDIGQVWGWGYGGEGQLGLGSRIRMVSSPHPVPCIESPYVKDRSTALSRGSMSSEGQGFRAPGSYVKGIACGGRHSAVITDAGALLTFGWGLYGQCGQGSTDDELSPTCVSSLLGIRIEGVAAGLWHTVCISADGDVYTFGGNQFGQLGTGADQAECFLDLKPDYSKAIGSSKLGKSACKNCILWGSSQRLNYRGCKSILLGLEQIWPGIKLGLINHQTRVSRTPHGIDNNLGLGDVIDRNIPSQVIIDGCVPRNVACGWWHTLLLAESPT encoded by the exons ATGAATGGAGAGGGAATCGGAGGAGAAGAAGAGGCGGAGAGAATGGAAGTGGTTAGGGAGAAATTGGTGTACATGTGGGGGTATTTGCCCGGAGCTTTGCCGCAGAGGTCGCCGTTGATATCGCCGGTGGCTGTTAGGGTTCCGGCCGAGACCGTTGGGGGGGACTCCTGGAAAGATGTTTGCGGTGGCGGTTGTGGTTTCGCCATGGCCATTTCTG ATTCCGGAAAGCTCATTACGTGGGGTTCAACAGATGATCTTGGGCAAAGCTATGTGACATCTGGGAAGCACGGG GAAATTCCAGAGCCATTCCCTCTCCCAATGGAAGTTTCAGTAGTGAGAGGTGCGGCGGGTTGGGCACATTGTGTTGCAGTTACAG AGAGCAGAGAAGTATACACATGGGGATGGAAGGAGTGTGTTCCCTCCGGGAAGGTCTTTGGCGACCCATCATTGGGTGGGAGCTCTGAAAAGGATGTATTTGAAAGGCAGAGTTCATTTTTGACAGAACAAG TGAGCCCTCGCTCTCAAGGCTCTCGATCAAGTGGTGGAACTATATCTGGCACTGATGCTAAAGGAGGTGGAGAAGAAAGTACAAAACGAAGAAGAATATCATCAGCAAAGCAAGCAGCTGAAAGTTCATCTTCTGGTGATGAAACTCTCTCAGCTTTGCCATGCCTTGTAACACTGAACCCTGGAGTAAGAATAGCCACTGTTGCTGCAGGGGGGCGTCATACTTTAGCATTGTCAG ATATTGGACAGGTGTGGGGTTGGGGCTATGGAGGTGAAGGGCAGCTTGGTTTGGGCTCCCGGATACGCATGGTTTCCTCTCCTCACCCTGTACCTTGCATAGAGTCTCCTTATGTAAAAGATAGATCCACAGCACTCTCTAGAGGAAGCATGAGTTCTGAGGGACAGGGTTTTAGAGCTCCTGGAAGTTATGTAAAAGGGATTGCTTGTGGAGGGCGACACAGTGCTGTCATCACAG ATGCTGGAGCCCTGCTTACTTTTGGTTGGGGACTATATGGACAG TGTGGGCAAGGAAGTACGGATGACGAGTTAAGCCCAACTTGTGTGTCTTCCTTACTTGGTATCCGGATAGAGGGTGTTGCTGCAGGACTGTGGCACACAGTCTGTATATCTGCTGATGGTGATGTGTACACGTTTGGTGGAAATCAGTTTGGGCAGTTGGGAACTGGTGCCGATCAAGCTGAG TGTTTCCTGGATTTAAAACCAGACTATTCCAAGGCTATTGGAAGCTCCAAGCTTGGAAAATCTGCATGCAAAAATTGTATCTTGTGGGGCTCGTCACAGCGCCTTAATTACAG AGGATGCAAAAGTATTCTGCTGGGGTTGGAACAAATATGGCCAGGTATAAAGCTTGGACTGATCAATCATCAAACCAGGGTTTCCAGGACACCTCACGGCATTGATAACAAT CTTGGGTTGGGCGATGTAATCGACCGCAACATTCCTTCTCAAGTCATTATTGATGGTTGTGTCCCTAGAAATGTTGCTTGTGGCTGGTGGCACACCCTTCTTCTTGCTGAATCACCCACTTGA
- the LOC142640462 gene encoding ultraviolet-B receptor UVR8 isoform X2 — translation MNGEGIGGEEEAERMEVVREKLVYMWGYLPGALPQRSPLISPVAVRVPAETVGGDSWKDVCGGGCGFAMAISDSGKLITWGSTDDLGQSYVTSGKHGEIPEPFPLPMEVSVVRGAAGWAHCVAVTESREVYTWGWKECVPSGKVFGDPSLGGSSEKDVFERQSSFLTEQVSPRSQGSRSSGGTISGTDAKGGGEESTKRRRISSAKQAAESSSSGDETLSALPCLVTLNPGVRIATVAAGGRHTLALSDIGQVWGWGYGGEGQLGLGSRIRMVSSPHPVPCIESPYVKDRSTALSRGSMSSEGQGFRAPGSYVKGIACGGRHSAVITDAGALLTFGWGLYGQCGQGSTDDELSPTCVSSLLGIRIEGVAAGLWHTVCISADGDVYTFGGNQFGQLGTGADQAETIPRLLEAPSLENLHAKIVSCGARHSALITEDAKVFCWGWNKYGQLGLGDVIDRNIPSQVIIDGCVPRNVACGWWHTLLLAESPT, via the exons ATGAATGGAGAGGGAATCGGAGGAGAAGAAGAGGCGGAGAGAATGGAAGTGGTTAGGGAGAAATTGGTGTACATGTGGGGGTATTTGCCCGGAGCTTTGCCGCAGAGGTCGCCGTTGATATCGCCGGTGGCTGTTAGGGTTCCGGCCGAGACCGTTGGGGGGGACTCCTGGAAAGATGTTTGCGGTGGCGGTTGTGGTTTCGCCATGGCCATTTCTG ATTCCGGAAAGCTCATTACGTGGGGTTCAACAGATGATCTTGGGCAAAGCTATGTGACATCTGGGAAGCACGGG GAAATTCCAGAGCCATTCCCTCTCCCAATGGAAGTTTCAGTAGTGAGAGGTGCGGCGGGTTGGGCACATTGTGTTGCAGTTACAG AGAGCAGAGAAGTATACACATGGGGATGGAAGGAGTGTGTTCCCTCCGGGAAGGTCTTTGGCGACCCATCATTGGGTGGGAGCTCTGAAAAGGATGTATTTGAAAGGCAGAGTTCATTTTTGACAGAACAAG TGAGCCCTCGCTCTCAAGGCTCTCGATCAAGTGGTGGAACTATATCTGGCACTGATGCTAAAGGAGGTGGAGAAGAAAGTACAAAACGAAGAAGAATATCATCAGCAAAGCAAGCAGCTGAAAGTTCATCTTCTGGTGATGAAACTCTCTCAGCTTTGCCATGCCTTGTAACACTGAACCCTGGAGTAAGAATAGCCACTGTTGCTGCAGGGGGGCGTCATACTTTAGCATTGTCAG ATATTGGACAGGTGTGGGGTTGGGGCTATGGAGGTGAAGGGCAGCTTGGTTTGGGCTCCCGGATACGCATGGTTTCCTCTCCTCACCCTGTACCTTGCATAGAGTCTCCTTATGTAAAAGATAGATCCACAGCACTCTCTAGAGGAAGCATGAGTTCTGAGGGACAGGGTTTTAGAGCTCCTGGAAGTTATGTAAAAGGGATTGCTTGTGGAGGGCGACACAGTGCTGTCATCACAG ATGCTGGAGCCCTGCTTACTTTTGGTTGGGGACTATATGGACAG TGTGGGCAAGGAAGTACGGATGACGAGTTAAGCCCAACTTGTGTGTCTTCCTTACTTGGTATCCGGATAGAGGGTGTTGCTGCAGGACTGTGGCACACAGTCTGTATATCTGCTGATGGTGATGTGTACACGTTTGGTGGAAATCAGTTTGGGCAGTTGGGAACTGGTGCCGATCAAGCTGAG ACTATTCCAAGGCTATTGGAAGCTCCAAGCTTGGAAAATCTGCATGCAAAAATTGTATCTTGTGGGGCTCGTCACAGCGCCTTAATTACAG AGGATGCAAAAGTATTCTGCTGGGGTTGGAACAAATATGGCCAG CTTGGGTTGGGCGATGTAATCGACCGCAACATTCCTTCTCAAGTCATTATTGATGGTTGTGTCCCTAGAAATGTTGCTTGTGGCTGGTGGCACACCCTTCTTCTTGCTGAATCACCCACTTGA
- the LOC142640539 gene encoding BTB/POZ and MATH domain-containing protein 3 isoform X1, with protein sequence MNRKPPGIAESSEPMANPKPGADNGSSSSFISETVNGTHRFTVQGYSLAKGMGVGKYIMSDTFTVGGYDWAIYFYPDGKNPEDNSMYVSVFIALASDGTDVRALFELSMVDQSGNGNNKVHSHFQRALESGPYTLKYRGSMWGYKRFYRRNLLEASDYLKDDCLVMYCKVGVVRNHLECPKLRTISVPPSDMGQGFKDLLDSEVGCDIVFQVGSEMFKAHKLILAARSPVFRAQFFGLVGNPNIDKVVVKDIDPFIFKAMLLFIYTDKLPDVDEVESTVTMCSSTVMVQHLLAAADLYNLDRLKLLCESELCKAINIDTVATILALAEQHHCPQLKDICLKFTANPANLGGQMCEDEAVFHTRL encoded by the exons ATGAATCGCAAGCCTCCGGGAATCGCCGAATCAAGCGAACCCATGGCGAATCCCAAGCCAGGCGCCGACAATGGCTCGTCTTCCAGCTTCATCAGCGAGACGGTGAACGGAACGCACCGTTTCACGGTGCAAGGTTACTCTCTGGCCAAAGGGATGGGCGTGGGTAAATACATAATGAGCGACACGTTCACGGTGGGCGGTTACGACTGGGCGATTTACTTTTACCCCGACGGTAAAAACCCCGAGGACAATTCGATGTACGTCTCGGTGTTCATCGCTCTCGCGAGCGATGGTACGGACGTGAGGGCCTTGTTCGAGTTGTCGATGGTGGATCAGAGTGGGAATGGGAATAACAAGGTGCATAGCCATTTTCAACGCGCGCTTGAGAGTGGTCCGTATACGCTTAAATACAGAGGCAGCATGTG GGGTTACAAGCGATTTTACAGAAGAAATCTTTTAGAAGCTTCTGACTATTTAAAGGATGATTGCCTTGTCATGTACTGTAAGGTTGGAGTTGTCAGAAATCATCTTGAGTGCCCTAAACTGCGTACTATTTCTGTACCCCCGTCAGATATGGGTCAAGGTTTTAAGGACTTGCTAGACTCTGAAGTTGGGTGTGACATAGTTTTCCAGGTTGGCAGTGAAATGTTCAAAGCTCATAAGTTGATACTTGCTGCCCGTTCTCCTGTATTTAGAGCCCAATTTTTTGGACTTGTTGGGAATCCTAACATAGATAAAGTAGTTGTAAAGGATATTGACCCCTTCATCTTCAAG GCGATGCTTCTGTTTATCTACACCGACAAACTTCCTGATGTAGACGAAGTTGAGAGCACAGTTACCATGTGCTCATCCACTGTCATGGTTCAGCATCTGTTGGCTGCTGCTGACCTATATAATCTGGATCGACTGAAATTATTATGCGAATCAGAATTGTGTAAAGCAATCAATATTGACACTGTGGCGACAATACTTGCCTTAGCGGAGCAACACCACTGTCCACAGCTCAAGGACATCTGTTTAAAGTTCACAGCAAATCCAGCAAACTTGGGAG GTCAAATGTGCGAGGATGAGGCCGTGTTTCACACACGTCTTTGA